From the genome of Bdellovibrionota bacterium:
AGCTTCCATGTTACCTGTGTAAGACCGTGTCCATTCCGCTGAAACAAGCCATGCGCGTCGGCGCATACGTGATGAAGCAGAAGATGAAGGGGACGAAGCGGTTTCCGCTGGTTCTCATGCTCGAACCGCTCTATCGCTGTAACCTCGCGTGTGCTGGGTGTGGAAAGATTCAACACCCTGAAGAGATCCTAAAGCGAAACCTCACGCCGGACGAATGTTTCCATGCGACGGAAGAGTGTGGGGTGCCGGTGGTGTCGATCGCCGGCGGTGAGCCGCTGATTCATCCGCAGATCGATGAGATCGCCAACGGTCTCGTGTTCCGGAAAAAGTTCGTCTACCTCTGCACGAACGCCATTTTATTGGAAAAGAATCTCCATCGCTTCACGCCGTCTTCTTACTTCACGTTCAGCGTTCACATGGACGGGCTCGAAAAACGTCACGACGAACTGGTTTGTAAAGACGGCGTCTTTAAGAAGGCCGTGGCCGGAATTAAAGCGGCCAAGAATAAAGGATTTCGAATCACGACGAACACGACGGTGTTCGAGGGGGAAAACCCGGAGGAACTGGCCGACCTTTTTGATTTCCTGACCGACCTGGGAGTCGACGGAATGATGATTTCCCCCGGGTATGCGTATCAAAAGGCTCCGGACCAGGATCACTTCCTAAAACGCGGGCGGACGACCCAACTTTTCCAGAAGATTTTTGACATCGGACGGCGTCGAGGTCGGAAATGGCCGTTCAATCACTCTCCTTTCTTTCTCGACTTTCTCGCGGGAAAAATCGACTACGAGTGCACGCCGTGGGGCAATCCGAACTTTTCGGTTCTCGGATGGCAACGCCCCTGTTATCTCTTGGGTGAGGGATACGTCAAAAGCTTCGACGAATTGATGAACGATACCGCTTGGGAGAATTACGGGCGAA
Proteins encoded in this window:
- the hpnH gene encoding adenosyl-hopene transferase HpnH, which translates into the protein MSIPLKQAMRVGAYVMKQKMKGTKRFPLVLMLEPLYRCNLACAGCGKIQHPEEILKRNLTPDECFHATEECGVPVVSIAGGEPLIHPQIDEIANGLVFRKKFVYLCTNAILLEKNLHRFTPSSYFTFSVHMDGLEKRHDELVCKDGVFKKAVAGIKAAKNKGFRITTNTTVFEGENPEELADLFDFLTDLGVDGMMISPGYAYQKAPDQDHFLKRGRTTQLFQKIFDIGRRRGRKWPFNHSPFFLDFLAGKIDYECTPWGNPNFSVLGWQRPCYLLGEGYVKSFDELMNDTAWENYGRKSGNPKCADCMVHCGYEPTAVTDSTRTIPNTIRSLRSVLA